From a single Nitrospira lenta genomic region:
- a CDS encoding DUF2442 domain-containing protein, which produces MLKDIVEATALEGCHVRLRFEGGVVGELDLSAVIKFEGVFAPLKNLDRFRELGVHPDLGTIYWPNGADLDPTVLYARVTGRPIPTYEIKAGSH; this is translated from the coding sequence ATGCTGAAGGACATCGTAGAAGCCACCGCGTTAGAAGGCTGTCACGTTCGCCTACGCTTTGAAGGTGGCGTCGTGGGTGAGCTTGATCTTTCAGCGGTGATAAAGTTTGAAGGTGTGTTTGCTCCGCTGAAGAATCTCGATCGTTTCAGGGAACTCGGTGTTCACCCAGATCTTGGCACCATCTATTGGCCAAACGGCGCCGACCTTGATCCCACCGTCCTCTATGCCCGTGTCACCGGAAGGCCCATCCCAACCTACGAGATCAAAGCAGGCAGTCACTGA
- a CDS encoding HepT-like ribonuclease domain-containing protein gives MKDDRIYLLHIRDAIRQIVEYTAIQKEGFCADRKTQDAVVRNLEIIGEATKRLSAALKTAHLDIAWKPIAGMRDKLIYDYFGVNVELVWDVVERDLPVLYEKVEELLATLPPTPSP, from the coding sequence ATGAAGGACGACCGTATCTATCTCCTGCACATTCGGGACGCCATCCGGCAGATCGTCGAATATACGGCGATTCAAAAAGAAGGGTTTTGTGCTGATCGAAAGACGCAGGATGCCGTTGTCCGCAATCTTGAAATTATCGGCGAGGCCACGAAGCGGCTATCCGCAGCTCTCAAAACCGCACATCTCGACATAGCCTGGAAACCCATTGCCGGGATGAGAGACAAACTGATTTACGATTATTTCGGAGTGAATGTCGAACTCGTATGGGATGTGGTCGAACGCGATTTACCGGTGTTGTATGAGAAGGTAGAGGAACTCCTCGCGACGTTGCCTCCCACACCGTCGCCATAG
- a CDS encoding nucleotidyltransferase family protein produces MSIRQLLQSKRSQILQIAARHGAQKVRVFGSVARGDARPDSDIDFLVDMEGGRSLLDLIELGQDLEELLNHKVDVLTDGGLSPHLEQRIHAEAVPL; encoded by the coding sequence ATGAGCATTCGCCAATTACTCCAGTCCAAACGAAGCCAAATCCTCCAAATCGCCGCGCGGCATGGTGCGCAGAAAGTCCGGGTATTTGGCTCCGTGGCACGGGGAGATGCGCGGCCGGACAGTGACATCGACTTCCTCGTGGATATGGAAGGCGGCCGCAGCCTGCTCGACCTCATTGAACTGGGGCAGGATCTGGAAGAATTGTTGAACCATAAAGTCGACGTCCTGACGGATGGAGGACTCAGCCCGCATCTCGAACAGCGCATCCACGCCGAAGCCGTCCCCCTATGA
- a CDS encoding YncE family protein, whose protein sequence is MRRFRLPFFTALLFLTWTTLASAEILALLNYESKPGQPVRREGIAIMDIDPDSVNFGKILMEIPLPPDLVAHHIFFNRDRSKAYITSLGKSLLHVVDLTRFPYRLRAIAVPDCLAGEDLVVSEDNRTWYLTCMGSSNVIMGDARSDTPIKTVSAAAPAGATILYPHGIAIHNGIDRVLVTSTMKPDMSETGDSVTVLEASTGNVLSTHKIGSKPAPAKSAPVEVMFSPKADPPVVHITNMMEGTLWAGIWDPQNKAFSFYQIDDFGPREQGMPLEMLYNAKGDRLFVTTAKPGYVNLYDNTDPRQPKFLKAIPAAAGAHHSVLSPDERYLFVQNSLLNLEGMSDGSITVIDLKSDTVLGSIDTLKAQGFNPNCIMLLPNHFQQSTLRVSP, encoded by the coding sequence ATGCGACGCTTCCGGCTCCCCTTTTTTACTGCGCTCTTGTTCCTCACCTGGACAACGCTGGCTTCGGCTGAAATTCTGGCGCTCTTGAACTATGAGAGTAAGCCGGGCCAGCCGGTGCGGCGCGAGGGCATCGCCATCATGGACATCGATCCCGACTCGGTGAACTTCGGGAAGATCCTGATGGAGATTCCCCTTCCTCCCGACCTCGTCGCGCACCACATTTTCTTCAACCGCGATCGAAGCAAGGCCTACATCACGTCCCTGGGGAAAAGCCTGTTGCACGTCGTGGATCTCACGCGCTTCCCCTATCGCCTGCGCGCGATTGCTGTGCCGGACTGCCTGGCCGGTGAGGATCTCGTCGTCTCGGAAGATAACCGAACCTGGTACCTCACCTGCATGGGTTCGAGCAACGTAATTATGGGCGACGCGCGCAGTGATACGCCGATTAAAACGGTGAGCGCAGCGGCACCGGCGGGGGCGACGATTCTCTATCCGCACGGGATTGCGATTCACAACGGCATCGACCGGGTGCTCGTGACCAGCACGATGAAGCCGGATATGTCCGAGACGGGTGATTCGGTCACGGTGCTGGAAGCCAGTACTGGCAATGTGCTCTCGACGCACAAAATCGGATCAAAGCCAGCTCCCGCCAAATCGGCTCCCGTCGAAGTCATGTTCAGCCCGAAGGCTGATCCGCCGGTAGTACATATCACCAATATGATGGAAGGGACGCTGTGGGCCGGGATCTGGGATCCGCAGAACAAGGCATTCTCGTTCTATCAGATCGATGATTTCGGGCCACGGGAACAGGGCATGCCGCTGGAAATGCTTTACAACGCGAAGGGCGACCGCTTGTTCGTCACGACAGCTAAGCCGGGCTATGTGAATCTGTATGACAATACCGATCCGCGCCAGCCGAAGTTCCTCAAAGCGATTCCCGCCGCCGCCGGCGCCCATCATAGCGTGCTATCGCCCGATGAACGGTATCTCTTCGTCCAGAACAGCCTGCTCAATCTGGAAGGCATGAGCGACGGGTCTATCACAGTGATCGATCTGAAGAGCGACACAGTCCTGGGGAGCATCGACACGTTGAAAGCGCAGGGGTTCAACCCCAATTGCATCATGCTGCTGCCGAATCATTTTCAGCAAAGCACCTTGCGCGTGAGCCCGTGA
- the pssA gene encoding CDP-diacylglycerol--serine O-phosphatidyltransferase → MAKTPPKYFLMIRQFHLADFLTLANGACGLAAVLLSMRYMGNQSAAHFLAATALAPAALLFDWLDGRVARWRHMQSPLGRELDSLADVISFGVAPAALGYAAGLQGGWDWIVLMYFVCCGVSRLARYNVTAETLSAGNGKVAYFEGTPIPTTVLLTGVLALAAWQDRLGEHLYWGVWTVGPCDLHPLSLLFVLSGSLMISTIRIPKL, encoded by the coding sequence GTGGCAAAGACTCCTCCCAAATACTTCTTGATGATCCGCCAGTTTCACCTGGCCGACTTTCTCACGTTGGCCAACGGCGCCTGTGGGCTCGCGGCCGTACTGTTGAGCATGCGGTACATGGGCAACCAGTCGGCGGCCCATTTTCTTGCGGCCACGGCCCTGGCGCCGGCAGCGTTGCTCTTTGACTGGCTTGACGGCCGGGTCGCCCGCTGGCGGCACATGCAATCGCCGCTCGGGCGCGAGTTGGATTCGCTGGCAGACGTCATCTCCTTCGGAGTGGCGCCGGCGGCGCTTGGATATGCCGCAGGCCTGCAGGGAGGGTGGGACTGGATCGTGCTGATGTACTTCGTCTGTTGCGGAGTCAGCCGGCTGGCCCGGTACAATGTGACTGCCGAAACTCTTTCTGCTGGCAATGGCAAAGTCGCCTACTTCGAAGGCACGCCCATTCCTACCACGGTACTGCTGACCGGCGTCCTAGCCCTGGCCGCCTGGCAGGATCGGCTGGGCGAGCACCTCTACTGGGGCGTCTGGACCGTCGGGCCCTGTGACCTGCACCCCTTATCCCTCCTGTTCGTCCTCTCCGGAAGCTTGATGATCAGCACCATCCGCATTCCCAAGCTGTAG
- a CDS encoding dicarboxylate/amino acid:cation symporter: MHTSSRGMPPLYTQVLIAVVAGAFLGATFGQEPYLGGLRNEQLGKLGLFVVTLLKTLAIPLIFFAILDALIRTSIPLRQGGKLLVICVVNVSVAMTIGLAIMNLWQPGLAWRGHVDELLHLVPGTTLSSSALANVQAGSQSPIEYLASYIPRTIADPFSSNNIIGVVLLALILGATLRYLHGRSSQAGGAVQAVVGIIERIYGWLVQILGWIILVVPLAVFGVVAQVVGKSGVGVFSVLWIFLVAMLAGLAIHSFIYYPLVAWLLGKKSPRIYIGQGADAIMTAVSCNSSLATVPVTLRCLERMNVSPQSARLAACVGTNLNNDGITLYEAMAALFLAQALGYDLPMAKQILIVLASIIAGAGVAGIPEAGLIVLPLVLAAAGLPDHVIIAAIPLIMTVDWIIARARSGVNVMSDMLVAILLDAGQATPVTTPVMVQPQSKSISSKESQAS; encoded by the coding sequence ATGCATACGTCATCGCGCGGGATGCCGCCGCTCTATACGCAAGTCCTCATCGCCGTCGTCGCCGGCGCGTTTCTCGGCGCGACCTTTGGTCAGGAGCCCTACCTCGGCGGCCTGCGCAATGAGCAGTTGGGCAAGCTCGGTCTTTTCGTCGTCACGCTTTTGAAGACGCTTGCGATTCCGCTTATCTTTTTTGCAATCCTCGATGCGCTGATCCGCACCAGCATTCCGTTGCGCCAGGGCGGTAAGTTGCTGGTCATTTGTGTGGTGAACGTCTCCGTCGCCATGACCATCGGCCTGGCTATCATGAATCTCTGGCAGCCAGGCCTTGCCTGGCGGGGCCATGTCGATGAGTTGCTTCACCTCGTGCCCGGCACCACGCTTTCGTCCTCAGCGCTGGCCAACGTGCAGGCGGGCTCACAGAGCCCGATCGAGTATTTGGCCTCCTACATTCCCCGCACCATCGCAGATCCATTTTCCAGCAACAATATCATCGGCGTTGTTCTTCTTGCTCTCATTCTTGGCGCGACGCTCCGCTACCTGCATGGCCGCTCAAGTCAAGCGGGTGGGGCGGTTCAGGCGGTCGTGGGAATCATCGAGCGCATCTATGGATGGCTGGTGCAGATTCTCGGCTGGATCATCCTGGTGGTGCCGCTCGCCGTCTTCGGCGTCGTAGCGCAGGTGGTGGGCAAGTCGGGTGTCGGCGTCTTCTCCGTGCTGTGGATCTTCCTCGTCGCCATGCTCGCGGGACTGGCGATTCACTCATTCATCTACTATCCGCTCGTCGCCTGGCTGCTGGGGAAAAAGTCACCGAGAATCTACATCGGGCAGGGGGCTGATGCGATCATGACGGCCGTGTCTTGCAACAGCAGCCTGGCGACCGTACCGGTCACGCTCCGATGTCTGGAACGCATGAACGTCTCGCCGCAATCCGCACGCCTCGCGGCCTGCGTCGGGACGAACCTTAATAACGACGGCATCACGCTGTATGAAGCGATGGCTGCGCTCTTTCTCGCTCAGGCACTGGGGTATGACCTGCCCATGGCCAAACAGATCTTGATTGTACTCGCGTCGATCATCGCGGGGGCGGGCGTTGCCGGCATTCCGGAAGCAGGGCTGATTGTGTTGCCGCTCGTGCTGGCCGCCGCCGGCCTGCCGGATCATGTCATCATCGCCGCGATTCCGCTCATCATGACGGTGGATTGGATCATCGCCCGCGCCCGATCCGGCGTGAATGTCATGAGCGATATGCTCGTCGCCATCCTGCTCGACGCCGGCCAGGCGACTCCAGTGACAACGCCCGTCATGGTCCAGCCTCAATCCAAATCCATTTCTTCCAAGGAATCACAAGCGTCTTGA
- a CDS encoding ATP-binding protein, with the protein MTTADYAINVHAIPMLLMGLVTLVLGLLVYRSNRRSAAHRHFLVLCAGIALWLGATSIGLCATTPERALGWFRLDNVGVMFISVAFYAFSAEFLRLPRSRFIWLGYGLATMLALAVLFRDDFVAGVHLYRWGYFPQWGPASAPFFLVFFAYMAAAFTDYVRTYRTVTTPIRRQQIKFVLLAFMIAYLGSVDFFPAFGYDLYPFGYVPIFLLTVVVTIAILRYHLLDAALFVSMSATYLPLVPFTLALVLLAHGLSELSPMTLASVLVGATVAFTALYVSFQPWLQSALNKALFPSRYDAYNTLTRFSHAMVRNLDLINLQEEIVRTLQTVMRIDKISLYLFDKELGRYALKASHGVDTALADSVRLTSHESFARVLLERNQPVIKEELQHQEAEPGDEVMLDVLNTLTHMESEVCLPLVNKTRLIGFVNLGHKPSLDFYSQDELNLLRSLADSAAIALDNAMLYEDWKQSQLLIRRADRLRSLETIAGGFAHEVRNPLTSIKTFIQLAPSRRDDPEFMNSFSLVVADDLARIERLIEEILDYARYMKPKFSLESMNDIVASCLHFIEVQAATLGVTIEKHLADPMTPVMVDRQQMKQVLMNLLLNAMDAMKTQGGRLTVVTRYLTRLDGTQWIQIEIADTGCGIAPEDLPHIFDPFFTTKHESTEHVGTGLGLSIVHQIIQEHDGTVEARSTVGQGTMFTLALPDKPHPKTQPETSTPSQGKLMIFPRIPPIIKEHTGTDGP; encoded by the coding sequence ATGACCACTGCAGACTATGCGATCAACGTGCACGCCATTCCCATGCTGCTCATGGGACTGGTCACGCTGGTGCTGGGACTACTCGTCTACCGGTCGAACCGACGATCGGCCGCCCATCGCCATTTCCTCGTGCTCTGTGCCGGAATCGCACTGTGGCTCGGTGCGACTAGCATCGGGCTCTGCGCAACCACGCCGGAGCGGGCCTTGGGTTGGTTCCGGCTCGACAATGTCGGCGTCATGTTCATTTCCGTTGCCTTTTACGCCTTCTCCGCAGAATTTCTCCGGCTGCCTCGCTCACGATTCATTTGGCTGGGTTATGGACTCGCCACGATGCTGGCCCTCGCGGTGCTCTTCCGCGATGATTTCGTCGCGGGTGTCCATCTCTACCGGTGGGGGTATTTCCCGCAGTGGGGCCCGGCAAGCGCGCCGTTCTTTCTCGTGTTCTTCGCCTACATGGCCGCCGCCTTTACCGACTACGTCCGCACGTACCGCACCGTCACGACGCCGATCAGACGCCAGCAGATCAAGTTTGTCTTGCTCGCCTTCATGATCGCCTACCTGGGCTCCGTGGACTTCTTTCCGGCGTTCGGCTACGACCTCTATCCCTTCGGCTACGTGCCGATTTTCCTGCTGACCGTGGTGGTGACGATCGCCATCCTCCGCTATCACCTGCTGGATGCGGCCCTCTTTGTGTCGATGAGCGCGACCTATCTCCCGCTGGTACCGTTCACGCTCGCGCTTGTGCTCCTCGCGCATGGACTGAGCGAGCTCTCTCCTATGACGCTGGCCAGCGTGCTCGTCGGCGCGACGGTAGCGTTCACCGCCCTCTACGTCTCTTTCCAGCCCTGGCTGCAATCGGCACTGAACAAGGCGCTATTCCCCAGCCGGTACGACGCGTACAACACATTGACGCGATTCAGCCACGCCATGGTTAGGAATCTCGACCTCATTAACCTACAAGAAGAGATTGTGCGCACCCTACAGACCGTGATGCGTATCGATAAGATCTCGCTCTATCTCTTCGACAAAGAGCTGGGGCGCTACGCGCTGAAGGCCTCGCACGGGGTAGATACGGCCCTGGCCGACTCCGTCCGTCTCACAAGCCATGAATCGTTCGCACGGGTGCTGCTGGAACGAAACCAGCCAGTCATCAAGGAAGAGTTACAGCATCAGGAAGCGGAACCGGGCGACGAGGTGATGCTGGACGTACTCAACACGCTGACACACATGGAGTCGGAGGTCTGCCTGCCGCTGGTCAATAAGACCCGCCTGATCGGGTTCGTGAATCTGGGACACAAACCGTCCCTGGATTTCTATTCCCAAGACGAACTCAATTTGCTCCGTTCGCTGGCCGATAGCGCGGCTATCGCGCTCGATAACGCCATGCTCTATGAGGACTGGAAACAATCCCAGCTCCTAATTCGACGTGCCGATCGCCTGCGCTCGCTCGAGACCATCGCGGGAGGATTCGCGCACGAGGTCCGGAACCCCCTGACCTCGATCAAAACGTTCATCCAGCTCGCGCCATCTCGGCGGGATGATCCGGAGTTCATGAACTCATTCAGCCTGGTGGTGGCGGACGATCTGGCGCGTATCGAGCGTCTCATCGAAGAAATTCTGGACTATGCCCGCTATATGAAACCCAAGTTCTCCTTGGAATCAATGAACGACATCGTCGCCTCCTGTCTGCACTTTATCGAAGTACAAGCAGCGACATTAGGCGTCACGATCGAGAAACACCTGGCTGATCCAATGACTCCGGTCATGGTGGATCGGCAGCAGATGAAACAGGTGCTGATGAATCTGCTCTTGAACGCGATGGATGCAATGAAAACGCAGGGAGGACGACTGACAGTCGTAACGCGTTACCTGACCAGGCTCGACGGCACACAATGGATTCAGATCGAAATAGCAGATACCGGCTGTGGAATCGCCCCTGAGGATCTCCCCCACATCTTCGATCCATTTTTCACCACGAAACACGAGAGCACGGAGCACGTCGGCACCGGACTCGGCCTCTCCATCGTCCATCAGATCATTCAGGAACATGACGGGACGGTCGAAGCCCGCAGTACGGTCGGCCAAGGCACTATGTTTACCCTGGCACTCCCGGACAAGCCCCATCCGAAAACACAGCCAGAGACATCGACCCCTTCCCAAGGGAAATTGATGATTTTTCCAAGAATCCCTCCAATCATCAAGGAGCACACTGGGACAGACGGGCCATAG